A single window of Enoplosus armatus isolate fEnoArm2 chromosome 22, fEnoArm2.hap1, whole genome shotgun sequence DNA harbors:
- the ptpn12 gene encoding tyrosine-protein phosphatase non-receptor type 12, translating to MDFWRMNWEYNVAVIVMACREFEMGRKKCERYFPLLGEEPMSFGPFRISCESEQARTDYFIRTLTVEYENETRRITQFHYMNWPDHDVPSSFDSILDMIGLMREYQENDDVPICVHCSAGCGRTGAICAIDYTWNLLKAGKIPEDFNVFRLIQEMRTQRHSAVQTKEQYELVHRAIAQLFQKQLQQLESPTNTQIHDGMDESSPDKAGQQSDDERWDTPPPKPPRIRSSQAEGDVKEEILQPPEPHPVPPILTPSPPSAFPTVTNVRQDNDRYHPKPVIHVLATTQNKEADKQQNQSEPSPNKQTSPSEQKDQDLQSRKQQTQVSNLDLNDNYNNKLSSTSTKSESGQSQTPSSPLSPVVECSGAPRIERKLSIEIKKVPLQEGPRSFDTSSSIGVAGGIGSSSTNSAGMLQRSHAFKARTGQSLLTSSSSLSEDSGTEGGAGGCGESHADGGVLARPNHLPVKSEKGETHGGERVEGKAGHASWAQACSSPEKQFPKTSSSSSSSDRVGPSSSSSSHLSSTSSSSSSTPVRTALSFTNPLHSDNSDEEGDGEMSGGKEGYRTNVSTATAMVTASPHHGDQQPVRKVSPMSIAGQSSPSPSATTTNCWDSDDSPPPLPARTPESFLLATDPLEVKTSASAEWSGSHKDVSECVKKTSPADPASAGTTATDSKADLGFGNRCIQPKGPREPPLEWT from the exons ATGGACTTCTGGAGGATGAACTGGGAGTACAATGTAGCG gttaTTGTAATGGCTTGTCGAGAGTTCGAGATGGGAAGG AAAAAGTGCGAGCGGTATTTCCCGCTGCTTGGGGAGGAGCCCATGAGTTTTGGCCCTTTCAGAATCTCCTGT GAATCAGAGCAGGCCAGAACAGACTACTTTATCAGGACTTTGACAGTGGAGTATGAGAAT GAAACTCGCAGGATAACACAGTTCCATTATATGAACTGGCCGGATCACGATGTCCCCTCATCATTTGACTCCATACTGGATATGATCGGACTGATGAGAGAATACCAGGAGAACGATGATGTCCCAATATGTGTGCACTGCAG TGCAGGCTGTGGGAGGACAGGTGCTATCTGTGCTATCGACTACACATGGAACCTCCTCAAAGCTGGG aaaataccagaagattttaatgtttttcgGTTGATCCAAGAGATGAGGACGCAACGACACTCTGCTGTTCAGACCAAG gAGCAGTATGAGTTAGTTCATAGAGCGATCGCTCAGCTCTTTCAGaaacaactgcagcagctggagagccCCACCAACACGCAGATACACGATGGCATg GATGAAAGCAGTCCAGATAAAGCAGGCCAACAGTCAGATGATGAGAGATGGGACACACCGCCTCCAAAACCTCCCCGCATACGCAG tTCCCAGGCAGAAGGTGATGTGAAGGAGGAAATACTGCAGCCCCCAGAGCCTCACCCTGTACCCCCCATTCTGACCCCTTCTCCCCCCTCTGCCTTTCCCACCGTCACCAATGTACGGCAAGACAACGACCGCTACCACCCCAAACCTGTCATACACGTCCTGGCTACCACACAG aATAAAGAAGCGGATAAGCAGCAGAACCAGTCAGAACCCAGTCCAAACAAGCAGACGAGTCCCTCAGAGCAGAAAGACCAAGATCTACAAAGTCGAAAACAGCAGACTCAGGTCTCAAATCTAGATCTCAATGACAACTATAACAACAAATTGTCTTCAACATCGACAAAATCAGAATCGGGCCAAAGCCAGACgccctcctcacccctctcccCGGTTGTTGAATGTTCCGGTGCTCCTCGGATCGAGAGGAAGCTGAGCATTGAGATTAAAAAGGTGCCGTTACAGGAAGGACCTCGTAGTTTTgacacttcctcctccatcgGAGTGGCAGGCGGAATAGGTAGCAGCTCGACCAATAGCGCAGGAATGCTGCAAAGAAGCCACGCCTTCAAAGCGCGTACCGGCCAATCCCTGCTGACATCTAGCTCCTCGCTGTCGGAGGACTCGGGCACGGAGGGAGGAGCAGGCGGATGTGGGGAGAGTCACGCAGACGGAGGCGTCCTAGCCCGACCAAACCACCTGCCTGTGAAGAGCGAGAAGGGGGAGACGCATGGAGGGGAGAGAGTGGAAGGGAAGGCCGGCCATGCATCATGGGCTCAGGCCTGCAGCAGCCCGGAAAAACAGTTCCccaaaacctcctcctcctcttcctcctcagaccGCGTTggtccatcctcctcctcctcttcccacctctcctccacctcttcctcctcctcctccactcccgTTCGGACTGCCCTAAGTTTCACTAACCCCCTGCACTCTGATAACTCGGACGAGGAGGGGGACGGAGAGATGTCCGGGGGAAAGGAGGGTTATCGTACTAATGTATCCACAGCAACGGCCATGGTAACCGCATCCCCTCACCACGGAGACCAGCAGCCGGTCCGGAAGGTGTCGCCCATGTCGATTGCAGGGCAGAGCTCTCCGTCACCTTCTGCTACCACAACAA ACTGCTGGGACAGCGATGactcccctccccccctccctgcgAGAACCCCTGAGTCCTTCCTACTGGCCACAG ACCCTCTGGAGGTGAAAacgtcagcctcagctgaatGGAGCGGTTCACATAAAG atgtgtcagagtgtgttaaGAAGACGTCTCCAGCTGACCCTGCATCAGCTGGTACCACAGCAACAGACAGCAAGGCAGACCTGG GGTTCGGTAACCGCTGCATTCAGCCCAAAGGCCCTCGGGAACCCCCCCTGGAGTGGACATGA